Proteins from a genomic interval of Methanobrevibacter boviskoreani JH1:
- the hdrB gene encoding CoB--CoM heterodisulfide reductase subunit B codes for MEIAYFLGCIVNNRYPGVEKATRILFDKLGVELKDMEGASCCPAPGVFGSFDQKTWMTIAARNIAIAEEMGDDIVTECNGCFGSLFEANEMLKDNADKKDEVNAILAQTGDHQFQGSVNVRHFAEVLYNDVGLDKIAELFEKPLDLNVAVHYGCHFLKPSAEKQIDDSENPSILDELVEITGAKSVDYQDKQMCCGAGGGLRARDKSVATSFTKEKLDNMTKAGVDCIVDVCPFCHLQFDVGQNEVNEQYGTDYHIPVLHLAQLYGLAMGLNADELTFSAQQQSAEPILKKLGM; via the coding sequence CAGAATTTTATTCGATAAATTAGGTGTTGAACTTAAAGATATGGAAGGTGCTTCCTGTTGTCCTGCTCCTGGTGTATTTGGTTCTTTCGATCAAAAAACTTGGATGACTATTGCAGCACGTAACATTGCTATTGCTGAAGAAATGGGAGACGACATTGTAACTGAATGTAATGGATGTTTCGGTTCTTTATTTGAAGCAAATGAAATGTTAAAAGATAATGCTGATAAAAAAGACGAAGTTAACGCTATCTTAGCACAAACTGGAGACCACCAATTCCAAGGTTCAGTAAATGTAAGACACTTTGCAGAAGTATTATACAATGATGTTGGTTTAGATAAAATTGCAGAATTATTTGAAAAACCTTTAGATTTAAATGTTGCTGTACATTACGGTTGCCACTTCTTAAAACCATCTGCAGAAAAACAAATTGACGATTCCGAAAATCCTAGTATTTTAGATGAATTAGTTGAAATTACCGGTGCAAAATCTGTTGATTATCAAGATAAACAAATGTGCTGTGGTGCTGGTGGAGGATTAAGGGCTAGAGATAAATCTGTAGCTACCAGTTTCACTAAAGAAAAACTTGATAATATGACTAAAGCAGGTGTTGACTGTATTGTAGATGTTTGCCCATTCTGTCACTTACAATTTGATGTAGGTCAAAATGAAGTAAATGAACAATATGGTACCGATTATCATATACCTGTTTTACACTTAGCTCAATTATACGGTTTAGCTATGGGATTAAATGCAGACGAATTAACTTTCTCTGCTCAACAACAAAGCGCTGAACCTATTCTTAAAAAATTAGGTATGTAA